A section of the Streptomyces xinghaiensis S187 genome encodes:
- a CDS encoding rhomboid family intramembrane serine protease translates to MEQAPGNPERPAAEGGLPGCYRHPDRETGISCVRCERPICPDCMISASVGFQCPDCVRSGSGTGHAPGANRPRTLAGGVQTADPRLVTKILLAVNVAVWIAALVIQDRFIDSLDMLGLAVDRGTGEVVGVADGEWYRLLTSAFLHEQPMHIAFNMLGLWWLGGPLEAALGRVRYLALYLLSALGGSALSYLLAAQNQPSLGASGAIFGLLGATVVLLRRMNQDMRPVVILLVLNLFITFTWADIAWQAHIGGLVVGAVVAFGMVHAPRGRRELVQWLTCGAVLLVIAVVLWARTLQLLG, encoded by the coding sequence ATGGAGCAGGCGCCGGGAAACCCGGAACGGCCCGCGGCCGAGGGCGGTCTGCCCGGCTGCTACCGGCATCCGGACCGTGAGACCGGGATCAGCTGTGTCCGCTGTGAGCGGCCCATCTGCCCGGACTGCATGATCAGTGCCTCGGTCGGCTTCCAGTGCCCGGACTGTGTGCGGAGCGGTTCGGGCACGGGGCACGCGCCCGGAGCCAACCGGCCGCGGACCCTGGCGGGCGGAGTGCAGACCGCCGATCCGCGGCTGGTGACGAAGATCCTGCTGGCCGTCAATGTGGCGGTCTGGATCGCGGCCCTGGTGATCCAGGACCGGTTCATCGACTCCCTCGACATGCTCGGCCTGGCCGTGGACCGCGGTACGGGCGAGGTGGTCGGCGTCGCCGACGGCGAGTGGTACCGGCTGCTGACCTCGGCGTTCCTGCACGAGCAGCCGATGCACATCGCGTTCAACATGCTCGGTCTGTGGTGGCTCGGCGGACCGCTGGAGGCGGCCCTGGGCCGGGTCCGCTACCTGGCGCTCTATCTGCTGTCCGCGCTCGGCGGCAGCGCCCTGTCCTATCTGCTCGCGGCCCAGAACCAGCCGTCGCTGGGCGCTTCCGGCGCGATCTTCGGACTGCTGGGGGCCACCGTCGTGCTGCTGCGGCGGATGAACCAGGACATGCGCCCGGTGGTCATCCTGCTGGTGCTGAACCTGTTCATCACCTTCACCTGGGCCGACATCGCCTGGCAGGCGCACATCGGCGGCCTGGTCGTCGGTGCCGTGGTGGCGTTCGGCATGGTGCACGCCCCGCGAGGCCGGCGCGAGCTGGTGCAGTGGCTGACCTGCGGGGCGGTGCTGCTGGTGATCGCCGTGGTGCTCTGGGCCCGTACCCTGCAGCTTCTGGGCTGA
- the gyrA gene encoding DNA gyrase subunit A: MADVTPPPSEGGPAVPVPVSPEGEPVAIEGVGMRVEPVGLETEMQRSYLDYAMSVIVSRALPDIRDGLKPVHRRVLYAMYDGGYRPEKGFYKCARVVGDVMGTYHPHGDSSIYDALVRLAQHWSMRLPLVDSNGNFGSPGNDPAAAMRYTECKMTPLSMEMLRDIDEETVDFQDNYDGRNQEPTVLPSRFPNLLINGSAGIAVGMATNIPPHNLREVAAGAQWALENPEASREELLDALIQRIKGPDFPTGALVVGRKGIEEAYRTGRGSITMRAVVEVEEIQGRQCLVVTELPYQVNPDNLAQKIADLVKDGKVGGIADVRDETSSRTGQRLVIVLKRDAVAKVVLNNLYKHTDLQTNFGANMLALVDGVPRTLSLDAFIKHWVDHQIEVIVRRTRFRLRKAEERAHILRGLLKALDAIDEVIALIRRSDTVDTARGGLMGLLEIDEIQANAILEMQLRRLAALERQKITSEHDDLQAKITDYNEILASPSRQRHIVSEELAALVERFGDDRRSKLVPFEGDMSIEDLIAEEDIVVTITGGGYVKRTKTVDYRSQKRGGKGVRGTKLKQDDIVDHFFVSTTHHWLLFFTDKGRVYRIKAYELPDAGRDARGQHVANLLAFQPDEKIARILAIRDYDAMPYLVLATKSGLVKKTPLKDYDSPRSGGVIAINLRETEDGREDELIGAELVSADDDLLLISRKAQSIRFTASDETLRPMGRATSGVKGMSFREGDELLSMNVVRPGTFVFTATDGGYAKRTNVDEYRVQGRGGLGIKAAKIVEDRGSLVGALVVEESDEILAITLSGGVIRTRVNEVRETGRDTMGVQLINLGKRDAVVGIARNAEAGRAAEEVEEIADAAIAAEPEAAGDEESSAGSQEE, from the coding sequence ATGGCCGACGTGACCCCGCCTCCCTCCGAAGGCGGCCCCGCCGTCCCCGTTCCCGTCAGCCCCGAGGGCGAGCCCGTCGCCATCGAGGGCGTGGGCATGCGGGTCGAGCCGGTGGGCCTCGAAACGGAGATGCAGCGCAGCTATCTCGACTACGCGATGTCCGTCATCGTGTCGCGTGCGCTGCCCGACATCCGCGACGGACTCAAGCCGGTGCACCGCCGGGTGCTGTACGCCATGTACGACGGCGGCTACCGCCCGGAGAAGGGCTTCTACAAGTGCGCCCGCGTCGTCGGCGACGTCATGGGCACGTACCACCCGCACGGCGACTCCTCGATCTACGACGCGCTGGTCCGCCTGGCGCAGCACTGGTCGATGCGGCTGCCGCTCGTCGACAGCAACGGCAACTTCGGCTCCCCGGGCAACGACCCGGCCGCGGCCATGCGGTACACCGAGTGCAAGATGACGCCGCTGTCGATGGAGATGCTCCGGGACATCGACGAGGAGACCGTCGACTTCCAGGACAACTACGACGGCCGCAACCAGGAGCCGACGGTCCTGCCGTCCCGCTTCCCGAATCTGCTGATCAACGGCTCGGCCGGGATCGCGGTCGGCATGGCCACGAACATCCCGCCGCACAACCTCCGCGAGGTGGCGGCGGGCGCGCAGTGGGCGCTGGAGAACCCGGAGGCATCCCGCGAGGAGCTGCTGGACGCGCTGATCCAGCGCATCAAGGGCCCGGACTTCCCGACCGGCGCGCTCGTCGTGGGCCGGAAGGGCATCGAGGAGGCGTACCGCACGGGCAGAGGCTCGATCACCATGCGGGCCGTGGTGGAGGTCGAGGAGATCCAGGGCCGCCAGTGCCTGGTGGTCACCGAACTGCCCTACCAGGTCAACCCGGACAACCTCGCGCAGAAGATCGCCGACCTGGTGAAGGACGGCAAGGTCGGCGGGATCGCCGACGTCCGCGACGAGACCTCCTCGCGCACCGGCCAGCGGCTCGTCATCGTGCTCAAGCGGGACGCGGTCGCCAAGGTCGTGCTGAACAACCTCTACAAGCACACCGATCTGCAGACCAACTTCGGTGCCAACATGCTGGCCCTGGTGGACGGCGTGCCGCGCACGCTCTCCCTGGACGCCTTCATCAAGCACTGGGTGGACCACCAGATCGAGGTCATCGTCCGGCGGACGCGGTTCCGGCTGCGGAAGGCCGAGGAGCGGGCGCACATCCTGCGCGGCCTGCTCAAGGCGCTCGACGCGATCGACGAGGTCATCGCGCTGATCCGGCGCAGCGACACCGTCGACACGGCCCGCGGCGGCCTGATGGGTCTGCTGGAGATCGACGAGATCCAGGCGAACGCGATCCTGGAGATGCAGCTCCGCCGGCTGGCGGCCCTGGAGCGGCAGAAGATCACCTCGGAGCACGACGACCTCCAGGCCAAGATCACCGACTACAACGAGATCCTGGCCTCCCCCTCGCGGCAGCGGCACATCGTCAGCGAGGAACTGGCCGCGCTGGTCGAGCGGTTCGGCGACGACCGGCGCAGCAAGCTGGTGCCCTTCGAGGGCGACATGTCCATCGAGGACCTGATCGCCGAGGAGGACATCGTCGTCACCATCACGGGCGGCGGTTACGTCAAGCGCACCAAGACGGTGGACTACCGCTCCCAGAAGCGCGGCGGCAAGGGCGTCCGGGGCACCAAGCTGAAGCAGGACGACATCGTCGACCACTTCTTCGTCTCGACCACCCACCACTGGCTGCTGTTCTTCACGGACAAGGGCCGGGTCTACCGGATCAAGGCGTACGAGCTGCCGGACGCGGGCCGGGACGCGCGCGGCCAGCACGTCGCGAATCTGCTGGCCTTCCAGCCGGACGAGAAGATCGCCCGGATCCTGGCCATCCGTGACTACGACGCGATGCCGTACCTGGTGCTCGCCACCAAGTCCGGCCTGGTGAAGAAGACCCCGCTCAAGGACTACGACTCGCCGCGCTCGGGCGGCGTCATCGCGATCAACCTCCGGGAGACGGAGGACGGCCGCGAGGACGAACTGATCGGCGCGGAGCTGGTGTCGGCCGACGATGACCTGCTGCTGATCAGCAGGAAGGCCCAGTCGATCCGGTTCACCGCCTCGGACGAGACGCTGCGCCCGATGGGGCGGGCCACGTCGGGCGTGAAGGGCATGAGCTTCCGCGAGGGCGACGAACTCCTCTCGATGAATGTCGTCCGGCCGGGTACTTTCGTCTTCACCGCCACCGACGGCGGTTACGCGAAGCGGACGAACGTCGACGAGTACCGCGTCCAGGGCCGCGGCGGCCTCGGTATCAAGGCCGCCAAGATCGTGGAGGACCGCGGTTCGCTGGTGGGCGCTCTGGTGGTCGAGGAGAGCGATGAGATCCTCGCCATCACGCTGAGCGGCGGTGTGATCCGGACACGGGTCAACGAGGTCAGGGAGACGGGCCGTGACACCATGGGCGTCCAACTGATCAACCTGGGCAAGCGCGATGCCGTGGTCGGTATCGCCCGGAACGCCGAGGCCGGACGTGCGGCTGAAGAGGTCGAGGAAATCGCCGACGCAGCCATCGCGGCCGAGCCCGAGGCGGCCGGGGACGAGGAGTCCTCGGCCGGAAGCCAAGAGGAGTAA
- a CDS encoding peptidylprolyl isomerase has protein sequence MAEQLYATLKTNHGDIEVRLLPNHAPKTVKNFVELARGEREWTHPRTGKKTSDRLYDGTVFHRVISGFMIQGGDPLGNGTGGPGYEFGDEFHPDLSFDRPYLLAMANAGPGTNGSQFFITVSPTAWLTNKHTIFGEVANPEGQKVVDTIAALPTNPRTDRPTQDVVIESVVVETREG, from the coding sequence GTGGCCGAGCAGCTCTACGCCACCCTGAAGACCAACCACGGAGACATCGAGGTACGGCTGCTGCCGAACCACGCCCCGAAGACGGTCAAGAACTTCGTCGAGCTCGCCCGGGGCGAGCGTGAATGGACGCACCCCCGGACCGGCAAGAAGACCAGCGACCGCCTCTACGACGGCACGGTCTTCCACCGGGTCATCAGCGGCTTCATGATCCAGGGCGGGGACCCGCTGGGCAACGGCACGGGCGGACCGGGCTACGAGTTCGGGGACGAGTTCCACCCCGACCTCTCGTTCGACCGTCCGTACCTGCTCGCCATGGCCAACGCCGGCCCGGGCACCAACGGTTCGCAGTTCTTCATCACCGTCTCGCCCACGGCGTGGCTGACGAACAAGCACACCATCTTCGGTGAGGTCGCGAACCCGGAGGGGCAGAAGGTCGTGGACACCATCGCGGCGCTCCCCACCAACCCGCGCACCGACCGTCCGACGCAGGACGTGGTGATCGAGTCGGTCGTCGTGGAGACCCGCGAGGGCTGA
- a CDS encoding DUF721 domain-containing protein, with amino-acid sequence MTDGGARGPGGPGGPVRRDGPGAPGPAAAGPGTGGSGSGGPGSGGGPGSPGPVPAGTPPERPAEPESSGVDLARVALRAAKEQARARGAAAQQKKQARRGGLRSGARADGRDPLPLGAAIDRLITDRGWEAPAAVGGVMGRWPQMVGPDVAQHCAPERYDEEARVLTVRCDSTAWATQLRLLAPQLVARLNGDLGRGTVRLIKVLGPGGGPRQGYGPLRAPGSRGPGDTYG; translated from the coding sequence GGACCGGGCGGACCGGGCGGACCGGTCCGCCGGGACGGCCCCGGAGCGCCGGGCCCGGCCGCGGCCGGACCGGGAACCGGCGGCTCGGGCTCCGGCGGTCCGGGAAGCGGCGGCGGGCCCGGATCTCCGGGCCCGGTACCGGCGGGGACGCCGCCGGAGCGCCCCGCGGAGCCGGAGTCATCCGGGGTCGATCTCGCCCGCGTCGCCCTGCGGGCGGCGAAGGAGCAGGCCCGGGCCCGGGGCGCGGCGGCCCAGCAGAAGAAGCAGGCCCGCCGCGGCGGTCTGCGCTCGGGGGCGCGGGCCGACGGCCGGGACCCGCTGCCGCTGGGCGCGGCGATCGACCGTCTGATCACCGACCGCGGCTGGGAGGCCCCGGCGGCGGTGGGCGGCGTGATGGGCCGCTGGCCGCAGATGGTCGGCCCGGATGTGGCGCAGCACTGCGCGCCCGAGCGGTACGACGAGGAGGCGCGGGTGCTGACGGTGCGCTGCGACTCCACCGCGTGGGCCACCCAACTACGCCTTCTGGCGCCTCAGTTGGTGGCCCGGCTCAATGGCGACCTGGGCCGGGGCACGGTCCGGCTGATCAAGGTCCTGGGCCCGGGGGGCGGGCCCAGGCAGGGCTACGGTCCGCTGCGCGCGCCGGGCAGCAGAGGGCCGGGCGACACCTACGGCTGA
- the gyrB gene encoding DNA topoisomerase (ATP-hydrolyzing) subunit B, with product MLCQKGRFVADSGNPNETNTAPPTASGDGPPSVYEAAQEVAYDASAITVLEGLDAVRKRPGMYIGSTGERGLHHLVQEVVDNSVDEALAGHADTIEVTILADGGVRVTDNGRGIPVGIVPSEGKPAVEVVMTVLHAGGKFGGGGYAVSGGLHGVGVSVVNALSTRVAVEVRTEGHRWTQDYKLGVPTAPLAKNEPVENTGTTVTFWADPDIFETTDYSFETLARRFQEMAFLNKGLAISLTDERADHVDEEGKPLSVRYHYEGGIVDFVKYLNSRKGELVHPSVIDIEAEDKERLLSVEIAMQWNAQYTEGVYSFANTIHTHEGGTHEEGFRAALTGLINRYAREKKLLREKDDNLTGEDIREGLTAIISVKLGEPQFEGQTKTKLGNTEAKTFVQKIVHEHFMDWLDRNPNEAADIIRKGIQAATARVAARKARDLTRRKGLLESASLPGKLSDCQSNDPTKCEIFIVEGDSAGGSAKSGRNPEYQAILPIRGKILNVEKARIDKILQNQEVQALISAFGTGVHEDFDISKLRYHKIILMADADVDGQHINTLLLTFLFRFMRPLVEAGHVYLSRPPLYKIKWGRDDFEYAYSDRERDALITLGRESGKRIRDDSVQRFKGLGEMNAEELRITTMDTDHRVLGQVTLDDAAQADDLFSVLMGEDVEARRSFIQRNAKDVRFLDI from the coding sequence GTGCTGTGCCAGAAAGGGCGCTTCGTGGCCGATTCCGGCAACCCCAACGAGACCAACACCGCTCCCCCCACCGCTTCCGGTGACGGCCCGCCGTCCGTGTACGAGGCCGCACAGGAGGTCGCGTACGACGCCAGCGCGATCACGGTCCTGGAGGGCCTGGACGCGGTGCGCAAGCGGCCCGGCATGTACATCGGTTCGACCGGTGAGCGGGGCCTGCACCACCTTGTGCAGGAGGTCGTCGACAACTCGGTCGACGAGGCTCTGGCCGGGCACGCGGACACCATCGAGGTCACGATCCTCGCCGACGGCGGGGTGCGGGTGACCGACAACGGCCGCGGCATCCCCGTGGGCATCGTCCCGTCGGAGGGGAAGCCCGCCGTCGAGGTCGTGATGACCGTGCTGCACGCGGGCGGCAAGTTCGGCGGCGGCGGCTACGCCGTCTCCGGCGGTCTGCACGGTGTCGGCGTCTCGGTGGTCAATGCCCTGTCGACGCGCGTCGCGGTCGAGGTGCGCACCGAGGGCCACCGCTGGACGCAGGACTACAAGCTCGGGGTGCCGACGGCGCCGCTCGCGAAGAACGAGCCGGTGGAGAACACCGGCACCACGGTCACTTTCTGGGCCGACCCGGACATCTTCGAGACCACCGACTACTCCTTCGAGACGCTGGCGCGGCGCTTCCAGGAGATGGCCTTCCTCAACAAGGGCCTGGCCATCTCGCTGACCGACGAGCGCGCGGACCATGTGGACGAGGAGGGCAAGCCGCTCTCCGTCCGGTACCACTACGAGGGCGGCATCGTCGACTTCGTGAAGTACCTCAACTCCCGCAAGGGCGAGCTGGTCCACCCCTCCGTCATCGACATCGAGGCGGAGGACAAGGAGCGGCTGCTCTCGGTGGAGATCGCGATGCAGTGGAACGCCCAGTACACCGAGGGCGTCTACAGCTTCGCGAACACCATCCACACCCACGAGGGCGGTACGCACGAGGAGGGCTTCCGGGCCGCGCTGACGGGGCTGATCAACCGCTACGCGCGCGAGAAGAAGCTGCTGCGGGAGAAGGACGACAACCTCACGGGCGAGGACATCCGCGAGGGCCTGACGGCGATCATCTCGGTCAAGCTGGGCGAGCCGCAGTTCGAGGGCCAGACGAAGACCAAGCTGGGCAACACCGAGGCGAAGACCTTCGTCCAGAAGATCGTCCACGAGCACTTCATGGACTGGCTGGACCGCAATCCCAACGAGGCCGCGGACATCATCCGCAAGGGTATCCAGGCCGCCACGGCCCGGGTCGCGGCTCGCAAGGCGCGCGATCTGACCCGCCGCAAGGGCCTGCTGGAGAGCGCGTCGCTGCCGGGCAAACTGAGCGACTGCCAGTCCAACGACCCCACCAAGTGCGAGATCTTCATCGTCGAGGGCGACTCCGCCGGCGGCTCGGCCAAGTCCGGCCGGAACCCGGAGTACCAGGCGATCCTCCCGATCCGCGGCAAGATCCTCAACGTCGAGAAGGCGCGGATCGACAAGATCCTCCAGAACCAGGAGGTGCAGGCGCTGATCTCGGCCTTCGGCACCGGGGTGCACGAGGACTTCGACATCTCCAAGCTCCGCTATCACAAGATCATTCTGATGGCGGACGCCGATGTCGACGGCCAGCACATCAACACCCTGCTGCTGACATTCCTCTTCCGCTTCATGCGCCCGCTGGTCGAGGCCGGTCACGTCTATCTCTCCCGCCCGCCGCTCTACAAGATCAAGTGGGGCCGCGACGACTTCGAGTACGCCTACTCGGACCGCGAGCGGGACGCGCTGATCACCCTCGGCCGGGAGAGCGGCAAGCGGATCAGGGACGACTCGGTCCAGCGCTTCAAGGGTCTGGGCGAGATGAACGCCGAGGAGCTCCGCATCACGACCATGGACACCGACCACCGGGTGCTGGGCCAGGTCACCCTGGACGACGCGGCCCAGGCGGACGACCTGTTCTCGGTGCTCATGGGCGAGGACGTCGAGGCGCGGCGCTCCTTCATCCAGCGCAATGCCAAGGACGTCAGATTCCTGGACATCTGA
- the crgA gene encoding cell division protein CrgA has translation MPKSRIRKKADFTPPPAKQTTVKLSSGRSWVAPLMLALFLIGLAWIVVFYVTTGDMPVKSLGNWNIVVGFGFIAAGFVVSTQWK, from the coding sequence GTGCCGAAGTCACGTATCCGCAAGAAGGCCGACTTCACGCCGCCGCCGGCGAAGCAGACCACCGTCAAGCTGTCGAGCGGCCGCAGCTGGGTGGCGCCGCTGATGCTGGCCCTGTTCCTGATCGGGCTGGCCTGGATCGTGGTGTTCTATGTGACCACCGGTGACATGCCGGTCAAGTCGCTCGGCAACTGGAACATCGTGGTGGGCTTCGGGTTCATCGCGGCGGGGTTCGTGGTCTCGACCCAGTGGAAGTAG
- a CDS encoding DLW-39 family protein → MKKLLLVALAAIGGLLVYRQIQADRAEQDLWTEATDSVPAGSGSGV, encoded by the coding sequence GTGAAGAAGCTGCTCCTGGTCGCACTGGCCGCCATCGGCGGGCTCCTCGTGTACCGCCAGATCCAGGCGGACCGCGCCGAGCAGGATCTGTGGACGGAGGCGACCGACTCCGTGCCCGCAGGTTCGGGTTCCGGTGTGTGA
- a CDS encoding helix-turn-helix domain-containing protein: MEAAQQEATARAREMQRSWYGEPLGALFRRLIDDLGLNQARLAAVLGLSAPMLSQLMSGQRAKIGNPAVVQRVQALQELAAQVAGGSVSAAEAAERMEEIKRSSGGSVLTPTGSQTTSSSGAPTVRRVVREIQSLLRSVAAAGDIIEAAEALAPSQPELAEFLRVYGAGRTAEAVAHYEAHQS; the protein is encoded by the coding sequence ATGGAAGCAGCACAGCAGGAAGCCACCGCGAGAGCCCGCGAGATGCAGCGGAGCTGGTACGGGGAACCGCTGGGGGCGCTCTTCCGGCGGCTCATCGACGATCTGGGGCTCAACCAGGCCAGGCTCGCCGCTGTGCTGGGACTCTCGGCACCCATGCTGTCGCAGCTCATGAGCGGCCAGCGGGCGAAGATCGGCAACCCGGCCGTCGTGCAGCGCGTGCAGGCGCTGCAGGAGCTGGCCGCGCAGGTCGCGGGCGGCAGCGTCAGCGCGGCCGAGGCCGCGGAACGCATGGAGGAGATCAAACGGAGCTCGGGCGGTTCGGTGCTCACCCCCACCGGCTCGCAGACGACCTCCAGTTCGGGCGCGCCCACCGTGCGCCGGGTGGTGCGCGAGATCCAGTCGCTGCTGCGTTCCGTCGCCGCCGCCGGGGACATCATCGAGGCCGCCGAGGCGCTCGCGCCCTCCCAGCCCGAACTGGCGGAGTTCCTCCGGGTGTACGGTGCCGGGCGGACCGCGGAAGCGGTCGCCCACTACGAGGCGCACCAGAGCTGA
- a CDS encoding serine/threonine-protein kinase, with product MGEVFAGRYELVDPVGRGGAGAVWRAWDHRRRRYVAAKVLRQSDAHTLLRFVREQALRIDHPHVLAPASWAADDDKVLFTMDLVRGGSLAHLIGDYGPLPPRYVCLLLDQLLSGLAAVHAEGVIHRDIKPANVLLEATGVRRPHLRLSDFGIALRKGEPRLTETDYVVGTPGYFAPEQMLGAEPDFPADLFATGLLALYLLTGHKPDAQALVERFTAHGVPDAPEEVPEPLWQALAGLLQPDPGARFRTATGARRALAAAVELLPEGAVDEEAVEVFDQLGPLPEGFGPDGPLRPRRAAPAADGEGDGTGGARTPGPGGPAATTAPGSSLTDTGSFTLAPPARSPAHPGPAAPPVPEPPATPPTPTPAPVPVPAPAYAPPPGPFTGTPLPGAPRHGTAGPVPPAAFPGSPGFSQATTADVPRDYAATGPYTAPGIPAAAGPPGAAARRPAAHRAPVRRRPGPPAKVAVPVLFLALLCYAVGIWALTAG from the coding sequence ATGGGTGAGGTCTTCGCCGGGCGGTACGAGCTGGTCGACCCGGTCGGCCGGGGCGGGGCGGGCGCCGTCTGGCGCGCCTGGGACCACCGGAGGCGCCGTTACGTCGCCGCCAAGGTGCTGCGGCAGAGCGACGCCCACACGCTGCTGCGTTTCGTACGGGAACAGGCGCTGCGCATCGACCACCCGCACGTGCTGGCCCCGGCGAGCTGGGCCGCGGACGACGACAAGGTCCTCTTCACCATGGACCTGGTGCGCGGCGGCTCGCTGGCCCATCTCATCGGCGACTACGGGCCGCTGCCGCCCCGCTATGTCTGCCTGCTGCTGGACCAGTTGCTCTCCGGGCTGGCCGCGGTGCACGCGGAGGGCGTCATCCACCGGGACATCAAGCCGGCCAACGTCCTGCTGGAGGCCACCGGGGTCCGGCGCCCGCATCTGCGGCTCTCCGACTTCGGCATCGCCCTGCGCAAGGGAGAACCCCGGCTGACGGAGACCGACTACGTGGTCGGCACCCCCGGCTACTTCGCGCCCGAGCAGATGCTGGGCGCCGAACCCGACTTCCCCGCCGACCTGTTCGCCACCGGCCTGCTGGCCCTCTACCTGCTGACGGGGCACAAACCCGACGCCCAAGCGCTCGTCGAGCGGTTCACGGCGCACGGCGTGCCGGACGCCCCCGAGGAGGTGCCGGAGCCGCTCTGGCAGGCGCTGGCCGGCCTGCTGCAGCCGGACCCCGGCGCCCGGTTCCGTACCGCCACCGGCGCCCGCAGGGCGCTGGCCGCCGCCGTCGAACTGCTGCCGGAGGGCGCGGTGGACGAGGAGGCCGTGGAGGTCTTCGACCAACTCGGGCCGCTGCCGGAGGGGTTCGGGCCCGATGGCCCGTTACGGCCGCGGCGTGCGGCACCGGCGGCGGACGGCGAGGGGGACGGAACCGGGGGTGCCCGGACTCCCGGACCGGGCGGACCGGCGGCCACCACGGCGCCCGGCTCCTCGCTGACGGACACCGGCAGTTTCACCCTGGCGCCCCCGGCCCGCTCCCCGGCGCACCCGGGACCGGCCGCGCCGCCGGTTCCCGAGCCGCCGGCCACACCGCCGACCCCGACCCCGGCCCCGGTCCCGGTCCCGGCTCCCGCGTACGCTCCCCCGCCCGGCCCGTTCACCGGTACCCCGCTCCCCGGCGCCCCCCGCCACGGCACGGCGGGGCCCGTGCCTCCCGCGGCCTTCCCCGGCTCCCCCGGTTTCTCCCAGGCCACCACCGCCGACGTACCCCGCGACTACGCCGCCACGGGCCCGTACACCGCTCCCGGCATCCCCGCGGCCGCCGGGCCCCCCGGTGCCGCCGCACGCCGCCCGGCGGCTCACCGCGCTCCGGTGCGGAGGCGGCCGGGGCCGCCCGCGAAAGTGGCCGTTCCGGTGCTCTTCCTGGCGCTGCTGTGCTACGCCGTTGGCATCTGGGCCCTGACCGCCGGGTGA
- a CDS encoding DUF3566 domain-containing protein: MSGATGTGAGGAEAEGRHVPPGATGTGGARGPAAAGGPPHAAPYPAGTHHGGTAAVTDTRQPYPQQPAEPYHPPQAYASPAEAGQPPVAVPAQAPGQPVRRPRTGAGARTVPRTRKARLRVAKADPWSVMKVGFLLSIALGICTVIAVAVLWMVLDAMGVFSTVGTTIGQATQSGEGGGGGFDLESFLSLPRVLMFTSVIAVIDVVLATALATLGAFVYNLSAGFVGGVELTLAEDE; this comes from the coding sequence GTGAGTGGAGCCACGGGCACCGGCGCGGGTGGTGCGGAGGCCGAGGGGCGACACGTACCCCCCGGGGCCACCGGAACGGGCGGTGCCCGCGGCCCCGCCGCGGCCGGCGGCCCACCGCACGCCGCCCCGTATCCGGCAGGCACACACCATGGGGGGACCGCCGCTGTGACGGACACGCGCCAGCCCTATCCGCAGCAGCCGGCGGAGCCGTACCACCCGCCGCAGGCCTACGCGTCACCCGCCGAGGCGGGGCAGCCGCCCGTCGCGGTCCCGGCCCAGGCGCCGGGGCAGCCGGTGCGCAGACCGCGCACCGGCGCGGGGGCCCGTACGGTCCCGCGGACGCGCAAGGCGCGGCTGCGGGTCGCCAAGGCGGACCCGTGGTCGGTGATGAAGGTCGGCTTCCTGCTGTCCATCGCGCTGGGCATCTGCACCGTCATCGCCGTGGCGGTGCTGTGGATGGTGCTGGACGCCATGGGGGTGTTCAGCACGGTCGGCACGACGATCGGGCAGGCGACGCAGTCCGGCGAGGGCGGCGGTGGCGGTTTCGACCTGGAGTCGTTCCTGTCGCTGCCGCGGGTACTGATGTTCACCTCGGTCATCGCGGTGATCGATGTGGTGCTGGCGACGGCTCTGGCCACGCTGGGCGCCTTCGTCTACAACCTCTCCGCCGGCTTCGTCGGTGGTGTCGAGCTGACGCTCGCCGAGGACGAGTAG
- a CDS encoding DUF5324 family protein — translation MTRIDSVRAATDTAKESVLHAAEVVAPYAGTARHQAAHYAHEARAKLAPKVSQAALQARTTARAQYGALQPRIEQARGQLPPKVDLAAQKAVVRAQRTARQAADYAVPRVEHALADAIAAAEPARAEAAARSAAAVAAIRGQVTSAEIQKLVRKRERRARNGRAAKRLLILGALAGAAVAAWKWWDKQANPDWLVEPPAATELGERAPLASVDGTEQDELDAELRSHQTGVPEGEAETGGATESDEKR, via the coding sequence GTGACACGCATCGACAGCGTGCGCGCCGCGACCGACACCGCGAAGGAGAGCGTGCTGCACGCAGCGGAGGTGGTGGCGCCGTACGCCGGCACGGCCAGGCACCAGGCGGCGCACTACGCGCACGAGGCCCGGGCCAAGCTGGCGCCGAAGGTGTCGCAGGCCGCGCTGCAGGCCCGCACCACGGCCCGCGCGCAGTACGGCGCGCTGCAGCCCCGGATCGAGCAGGCCCGCGGCCAGCTGCCGCCCAAGGTCGATCTGGCGGCGCAGAAGGCGGTGGTCCGGGCGCAGAGGACCGCCCGCCAGGCCGCCGACTACGCCGTGCCGAGGGTCGAGCACGCGCTGGCCGACGCCATCGCCGCGGCCGAGCCCGCCCGCGCCGAGGCAGCCGCGCGCAGTGCCGCCGCGGTGGCCGCGATCCGCGGGCAGGTCACCTCCGCGGAGATCCAGAAGCTGGTGAGGAAGCGCGAGCGCCGCGCCCGCAACGGCCGGGCCGCGAAGCGGCTGCTGATCCTGGGCGCCCTGGCGGGCGCCGCCGTCGCCGCCTGGAAGTGGTGGGACAAGCAGGCCAACCCCGACTGGCTGGTCGAGCCGCCCGCCGCGACCGAACTCGGCGAGCGGGCGCCCCTGGCGTCCGTGGACGGCACCGAACAGGACGAGCTGGACGCGGAGCTCCGCTCCCACCAGACCGGCGTCCCCGAGGGGGAAGCGGAGACCGGCGGCGCTACGGAAAGCGACGAAAAGCGCTGA